The Humulus lupulus chromosome 3, drHumLupu1.1, whole genome shotgun sequence genome window below encodes:
- the LOC133821190 gene encoding uncharacterized protein LOC133821190, producing MQSVLQDLLKTIMEKEEWRHGSVSKLGKDKERHGSLSKVGKDKEDQCNEKDKDLGAKEMGNVNDEEVEEEEQLNENTDEKVDCGEEDDMEVPQAEQPAENVDGHNSLEIEKMVEELANIKVKSSQISEKSVAVDED from the coding sequence ATGCAAAGCGTTTTGCAAGACTTGTTGAAAACTATCATGGAGAAAGAGGAGTGGCGACATGGAAGTGTGTCAAAGTTAGGGAAGGACAAGGAGCGACATGGAAGTTTGTCGAAGGTAGGGAAAGACAAGGAAGATCAATGTAATGAGAAGGATAAAGATTTAGGAGCCAAGGAGATGGGCAATGTTAATGATGAGGAGGTTGAGGAGGAAGAACAATTGAATGAAAACACAGATGAGAAGGTGGATTGTGGAGAAGAAGATGACATGGAGGTTCCACAAGCTGAACAGCCTGCGGAAAATGTCGATGGTCATAATTCCTTAGAAATTGAGAAGATGGTTGAGGAGCTGGCCAATATTAAGGTAAAGTCTTCTCAAATTTCTGAGAAGTCTGTGGCAGTTGATGAAGATTAG